tcccttcatgATCTGTATGTAtctctatatatgtatgtatactttTAGACACTTAGGAAAAGAAAGGTCCTGGACTGATTCTTGCCTTGGGGTGCTAAAATACCCTAGCGTCGGCCCTGCTCCTACCGTAGACTCCCTACACTTTGCTGTCCCTCTGCACTTCAGAGCCCTCGCTGTGAGTGACACGACTTCAGAGAAGAAGGCTGATCACAGGGAGGGGGTGCAAACTGCCGCTGGGAAGTTGCGCCGCAGAGATTTGCCGACCTCAACAAGAGAGCCTGGCGCGCAAAGCGTCGCAACGCGAGCGCTGAATCGATGTGACGGGAGACCTCGAGGCCTCCTCGTCCGGCCGTTGCGGCCGAGGTCCAAGCCTCCGACGTGGATTTCACGCGTTGCCGCTCAGCTCGAGGCCCGTCAAGCCCCATCCCGCCAACAGAATTTAAGGCTACTACGGTGTTTTTGCTAATCGCCCGCAATGAGCCCCGTAAGCCCCCGTGCAATGGACAAATCCCACTCCTCCGTCGCTGTGACGGCTTAATGGCCCGAGCAAAGCTTAAGGCGATTACACCGAGTAGGTGATTTGTAACTTTTTCACGACTCCTCTTTCAAACTGCGAGAGGGAATTGTTCCTGCGCCGTACCGGCACGGTGTGCGACGCTAGTAAATTACAAAGCGTGAGAGTGCGTGATTTAAGCGTGCCACAAAGCCGCCATTTGCAAAGCACGCCTGAACATTGCGGGAGGGCAAGAATTCAAGCTATCAGACAAGGCGTTTTTTATAATAACGtctaaattttgttttatttaggtcttggaggaaaatagattttgtaatgtaatgtaatgtaataatttgtAAAGCTAAAAGCCGTTTTAGCTAGTTGCACACGTTTGTCGTCATTGCGAGGCTATTTACTGTGCGGGTCCCACCGCTAGCTGTGCCCATCAAACGGCCCCCAAGGCCTCTTCTGCTTTGGACAGTGGGTTTCTTCAGCCACtacaggtcaaaggtcagcatGTGGAACACATCAAGTCGTGTTGCACCGCTATGGGGCCGTCAGGATACCGGCACAGCTCGGAGTGGGACTGCACTCCATGACAATGGCCTCAGGAGGTGTTCCTACAGCAGGGGAAAAACACTCTTTTCTGGAGATCAGTAATTATCCAGACTCTTCTTCCTCAGTAATAttcttctgtgtgttttaagcACTCGAGGCAATCCACCACTAAGGGGGACTCGAGTCCTGCCGATTATCTGCTTGTCTGAGTGGTTTACAGAATGTTTGTATACCAATATGCAAATACTTCAAGAAGCACCATAGCTGGAAAACCTGCATGATGTAATAATATACAGAGAGcctttaaatcatttaaaaccaTCAGTGTCCTTTAAAGTCAATGACTCAGCTGTCACCAGGTAAATCTTATTGACTGAGTAAGCCCTCTGTAAGTCACTCAGAGCGCTGCGAGACATGGCCGTCTCATCCCGGAGATGTCCATCATACAGAGTGGAGGAGGAACATTTTATGGCTGCCTAGTCAGGTTTGGACAGAATTTCACAAACACACCAGGGGCCCTTTGATGAACAGGGCACGGTTCCCCCTCAGACGGTTTGGACAGATTATCCATGCTGAGCACATCCTGCTAAGTAAAGTCCCGCTGGAGATCCCACATCCTCCCTGTTTATGTGAGCCTCGGCAGCAGGTTTGTCTTTCTGAAGCGctctacttttacatttatctgatgcctttctccaaagcaacttacactgatgaGCTATTTAAAGTGTTTCACCCATGTACGCAGCTATACCATAATTcttactgcattaattcaggataagttCCTTGATGGGGgtacctgggtcctttgatGCAGCACTAATCACGATGCCAGCTACTCCCTCAGGTTACCTATGTTTTCCCTCTTAATTAACCTGGATGGCCCTGATTCTCCTTTGCCACTCTTACATGCTGTACCGCAGCTGGGTCTGCTTGCTGCAATCACACAACGATCCCAGCCTGCCCTTGGTTTTCGATGCACCCTGATCACATGCAGCTTTTACACATGTGACCTGGTGGCCGACACTTTGCAACCTTGACCATGGTGGGAAAGGGGCGCCACTGGATGGGTGTCTCTTCAGCAGTTATCTCTGGCCAGCAGAGTCAGTGCGAGCCAGTGGCCACACATTGGCACAATGTCCAGTTATGCTACTTGACCTGCCCAGTGGCACCAACCACAGGACCCAGCAGGTGATCAGTGCTGGTGAACTTGTCATGCTTTTTTGGGCCTGGCGCTGCATAGCTGCTTCCTCTGCCATACTCAGTGTGCTGCAATAGCTTTGCCAGCATCCAGCACCCTGTAGGATACATGGCACTCAACTGAGAACATCTGAACTGGAGCATCTATTGCAACTCCAGCTACCAGCAAATACTTGCACCTCCATAGGCTTTATCTGCTCCCTTGATTATTCTGTTctctgttaatattttttttatttacttattcatctgatgcttttctccagagcaatgtgCAATTTTAAGCTTCTAGTgttttgcctatttatacagatgagtcatttttaatttttcagggTATGTATCTGGACAATAACTATGGGATTAGAACCTGGGTGCTTGTAGtccactatgccatctgcttcTCCACATTGCTAATATtgtattactactactactaacaCAGCTACTACtgctgttataataataattattattttaattgttgtttacaatttaggattttttactggagaaatagAAATCAGGCAGGTGCAGAAAAGGTACAGAAACAGGAAAGTACCTTTATAATCACACGTTCTCAAGCATTAcactatttttcttaattttactgCAACTTTGAAGCGGTCTCCTTTGTGCTGTTGCATAACACCAGACAGCTGTGGAAGATACATGTATAATAATGTCAGTGTTTTGATAAAGACAAAGTTAAATACAGTTTGTTGAAGCGATCCAGCTTGGGAGTACGACATCTTCTTCTATCAACGATTTCATCTAATCCTACTAAAACAACTCAATATCAGACATTACTTTGAAGTTTCTACTAGTGAGTGGCAAATATTCAACATACAGATAAAGTTCTCTTTTGGAAATTAGTCTGCCTTTTAAAAGtccaacatattttttttcaaaaattctgcTCATCTTACAAGCAAATTTGGAAAATGGATCATTATTCTGATAAAATAATCAAACTAGGTTTTCTTTCAAGGTGAGATTTTATAGAAACATATTTAATCAGTTTGactgtaaagaaataaagttctatTTCAGAGTTTATGTCAGCACTTCCACTTGAGAGCAGCATGCATTTTAAACTGTATGAGCAAATTAAACACAGCGTTTTTGAATCTATCATACatgttaagtattttttttaatctaaaataaTTGACCACCTTTGGTAATACAGATTAAAACTGctctgagatttattttttggtCAATTATAACAGAAGTGTgcaatgtataatttaaaatcttctgattctgattctgaaacatTGTCACATGATGGTAATGAAAAgtctttttcattcagtttcagGGACAGTGTCAGATATAATTGACTAGGTCTCTATTTCAAGGGACACCTGGTCTTCTATGCTGAAAATAACCTGTTTGCTTTGGGCCACTCAAGTGGAACAGCAGTGCTATGAGACCAAGAACTCGCACCCCAGCTAGTCTACTCCATGCAGAGTGACTGGTGGGCATGACGAAATGTGGATTCTCTTACTGTGGTGGCGTATTGAATGTCCTTCCAGATGGATGTCTCCCTGGACAGGTCTGACATCTCAAAGAGGTTGTCCAGTATCACCTCTCCAATCATGTCGTGCCGAGAAAAGCGGTCAAAGTCGAAGACACTCAGGTGGAGCTTCCTGCTGCCCAGGTCATCGTAGGGTACAGGGAACTGGAAGGACTCGTTGAACGTGGGATTGAGCGTCTTGCGGTGCACACGAGTCTGATACTTTTGCTTACGGTCAGGCAGCAGGTAGATCTTGACATAGGGGTCAGAGCTCCCACACAAGTCCTTGGCGGGCAAGTCGAAGGCCTTGAGGATGTTGACTAGGAGAACCTCGTTCTCATAGTCGTACCTGAGGGAGAAGTTGATCTTGCCGCAGGTCTTGCCACTGGCCTTGGAGGCCTCCTCGGCCTCTTGAGTCTTCTGCTTGTAAAGCTCAGGCTTAATGCGCCCGATGCTCGTGGGCTGCTCATCCACATCCACATAGTCATTGCCCAGGTCCAGACTGGAGACCTGCATTTGGCGAGGGAGGTGCCTCTTAAAGGAACTGTGTCTACTCcaagaatgagagagagaggggcaggGGAGTGGGGAACAAAGGGTAGCAGTGGGCGGGGGGACAGAGGAACCAAGAAAGATTCATTACTTAACATTCTGGATTTACTTTGTTAATAATTAAGAGGCACACAAATTAAAACAGTGAATTTTAATTCTCACAGACATTAATTTTTGATTGCACCCGTGAAGGCTTTACCAATAgggtatttgttttttgtgttctgaGTTTATGGAAATTTTGCGAGAGTCACCAAACGAGCAGTTCTCACATTCTGGGAAGTAAAGCGGATCAGCGAGGATCACAGGACCTCAGTCTTGAGCAAGGATATGATTTATGATAAGATTTGTACTTAATTTCATAGTCATGCTAGTGACTGTCAAGATCAATACGAGCAAAAAAAGTAATAGTTGGTTTTTCTCTAGGTGTAATACAgcataagaataataatagctCTCGTTTCATGAAATACTAGTatagtgtaatttttacaaggTACAAACCtgcaaaatgacacatttcttttgTGTAACAAAAGATTGTCAGCTTTCCAGCTACGGTAATTCTTTCCTAGTCAAAAGGACTGCAGTTCTTAAAAATCAATTAATGTTATAGTCCCATGTAAAAAAGCCAACACGGTAATTTATGCGCTGCTTGATAAATGCAGGTGTGGAGTCCTTGTGATTAATGTTTAAACATAACTGCCCCACTGGAGCACCGTGAACGCCCAAAGCTGGCGATGTGATCTTAGCCTTATCTTTGACTTGTCTGCATGACTCTCCATAGAAATGAGCCACTTAGTGGCAAGGATGAATTAGGAATTAACTTGGTACCTTGCGCTGTCACTGTTGCAAATCACGGCGAGTTTGGATCTACGTGACATCAATCTAGCACGGTTTTACTGAcgatttgcattttcttttattgtacTTCATTGTCATTTCCTCTAATTGTTCTTTTGTCTTAATGACTGTGCAAGTCACCCAGTAGGAGAGATTTctctaaacaaataaaatgcaaatgagcatTTCTTCAATCATGTCTGAGATACATGTGTCGCGGTAACCTCAAAAGTAATATGCTGTACTGCAAGAAAAATGAGGTAAAACCTAAAATCAGGCTTCAACACAAAcgtaaacatttaaaaatgtatgaaaagcaTGCAATAAACGTACTTAGTCAAACGAAAGCTTATTTCATGATTTGCTGGTGCAACTAAACATGTTAATTCAATCCGGAACAACCGCTCTCCTCCTCACAATTTCGAGTTTTTATGCTTATGAGAAGGTCTAATTCCTGCTgctaaactgaaaatgttttggcTCCTCGAGCTTGAAAATTGAACAACAAGATGTCAGCAAAGCATTGCAGTGGCACTCACGTTTAGGGttcattttccctccttttgtttatgtatatttttttctaccACAAATTTAGTTCCCATCAGCCAGACATACCGaatctcaaaataaaaatcttttttttgaagtggcacattattatttaaagtttctgtacaagtttttaaaaagtaataccACTTTGTATTGAgagcgtggtggttagagctgctggtttggacccaagggttgcaggtttgaatcccacctctggctatagtgtccttgagaaaggtacttacccaaaatgaCTCCAGCGAAATTGCCCACCTGTgaaagtgggtaaataattgttggtagcttaacgccgtaagttgctttggagaaaactgtcagataaatgtaacatttgtttGCACTTAGCAGGTAAGTCAGTCCTGCCTTGTGGTGAGAAATGTAGAGAATAGGGTTTCACTACATTGTATTTGAAAGCTGCTCAAGTTATAAAGGTCAGAACCTGGACTGTCACACTTTTGCCCACGCAGGGGGCAGAGCCGGATGCCCTGCCTGCTGCAGCCATGCCTAACCTTGTGGAGGACGCCGGCTCGGTGGTCTGCCTCTGCATGCGCTGCGTGCGCCGCAGGATATGGTCTCGCATGGAGAGCTGGACCTCAGCCGGGATGTCTGGCGACGTGTGGCTAATCTTCACTGCTGCCTCCAGGAAGCCGGCGGGTCCCGCGGGGTCCTTCAGCTTCTCTGTCGCCATGGTGTCGACCGGGGGCCGGTGGACTTGCGGGGAGCAGTCGTCGGCGGCTGCAGCCCCCTCGGGCCTGCAAGCCGGGAGGAGGGCGGTGGTGGCAGCAGAGGTGGGCAGGGCCTTGTTCCGCCAGGGCACCCAGCACAGCTTCCAGGAGGCAAAGGCACAGAGTGCCAGCAGGGCTAGGCCACAGGCCACGAGTACCACAAGCAGGAGGTTGAAGGAAAGCTCTGGAGCACAGCCAAGCAAAGGCACGGTGGGGTGGGAGCACAATATGGACACGCAGATGGCAAGGCAACGCAAAAAGAGAGGAACAAACAAGAAACGGGTCACGGTACACAAAAAGATGAGAACCATTTACAGTAGGGCACCCATACACAGCCTTAAGGCATTGCTGTTTAGACATGTCATAGTGATGCATTGTTCTCAATAAGAAAAGGAATAAAGGGGACTTTTTTCCCgtgaaatgtaataattttagTTAATAACAGGTGAGTCAGCATGTGTAACTGCTATGTAAAAATTATAGTGCGCTTGTGCTAATTACACATTGTAGGTAATTACATCATTGGCTTTTTCCAGTCGTGTCTGACAAGATTTGTGTTGCACTAAGGCTGAGGGCTACATTTCATAATTCGTAAAGGTAGAGTGGCGAACTGATCACAAAGCCACGCGCTGACCTGCTTCGATGTGGTCTCATTACCAAGAGCAGGACTTATTTAAATCCTCCAGTTCTGTTAAATGAAGACCATGTCTGGGCATTCTATGGAGATAAATGTCTTAAtctaatttattcataaagGGATTGGAGAAGC
The window above is part of the Scleropages formosus chromosome 19, fSclFor1.1, whole genome shotgun sequence genome. Proteins encoded here:
- the syt6a gene encoding synaptotagmin-6 → MCVCNPSPGCARVLAPRHLQQQQEQRHQRRPGSSRSRETKREREREGGGVTRPATELSFNLLLVVLVACGLALLALCAFASWKLCWVPWRNKALPTSAATTALLPACRPEGAAAADDCSPQVHRPPVDTMATEKLKDPAGPAGFLEAAVKISHTSPDIPAEVQLSMRDHILRRTQRMQRQTTEPASSTRHSSFKRHLPRQMQVSSLDLGNDYVDVDEQPTSIGRIKPELYKQKTQEAEEASKASGKTCGKINFSLRYDYENEVLLVNILKAFDLPAKDLCGSSDPYVKIYLLPDRKQKYQTRVHRKTLNPTFNESFQFPVPYDDLGSRKLHLSVFDFDRFSRHDMIGEVILDNLFEMSDLSRETSIWKDIQYATTESVDLGEIMFSLCYLPTAGRLTLTVIKCRNLKAMDITGYSDPYVKVSLICDGRRLKKKKTTIKKNTLNPVYNEAIIFDIPPDSMDQVTLHISVMDYDMVGHNEIIGVSRVGCSAEGLGRDHWNEMLAYPRKPIAHWHPLLEAKKSEKEATNSLAHVWKARTASFDSQGSCPSPKPPSSP